The nucleotide window CATCGGGAACGCCCAAAACTGTAACTTTTATAGCCTTGTTTTTCTCTCAATCAGCCATTCATATAATGCTTGTTCTATTTCTCTTTTTTGGAACGGTTTCGGCAAAAACGAAGACATTCCTGCGCGAATGCATTTGTCTTGATCATCCTGGAAGGCATCCGCAGTAACTGCAATGATGATTGGTTTGGGAAAAATCCGTTCGTCTTTCAAAATCTCTTCCGATGCCCCGATACCATCCAGATTGGGCATATTGATGTCCATAAAAATCAAATGGAATTCGTTTGTTTGGGCCTTTGTTACCGCTTCCCTGCCGTCTTTCGCCATATCATGGCGGATTTTTAATTTTTTCAAAAAACTGGAAAGTAGAAACAGGTTGGTAGGATCATCTTCCGCAATCAGCACATTTGTATTAGACGGTAATTTAGAGAGATCCACCGAATCAACGGATCGCAAAACTCTGGACATTTGGTTGGGAAGAAGTCTGAGTTCAATTTCAAAACAGGAACCGTTGGGAAAATTGCTTTTAACTTTCAATTCTCCTCCCATCACATCCATTAGTTTTTTAGAGATGGCGAGACCGAGTCCCGTTCCTCCGTACTTACGGGAAATGCTTGAATCCAACTGTGTGAATCTTTGAAACAAGGAACCCATTTTCTCTTCCGGGATTCCTATTCCTGTATCCGTTATCGATACTTTGTATTGAATCCAGTTTCCTACTTCTTCCTTTTTGGAAGAGAGAAGGATTTTGATTTCTCCAGATTCCGTAAATTTGACCGCATTGGAGATTAGATTAAATAACACTTGTTTGATTCTATTTTCGTCGCCATGTGCTAAAAATATAAAATCTGGATCAAAGCTGACTTCAAATCGAACTTGTTTCTGTTCCGCTTGGTGCTTAAAAATTCCTTCCGCAAGTTCGAGCAGAATTTTCCAGGAAAAATCGGATTCTAATAATTCTATTTTTCCCGCTTCCAGTTTGGAATAATCCAAAATGTCGTTCAATATAGTCAAAAGAGATTGTCCGCTGTCCTGAATCATTTTCAGATATTGTGCTTGATCCTCCGAAACCTTTGTCATTTTCAAAAGTTCCGTGATTCCCAAAATTCCATTCATGGGAGTTCTGATTTCGTGACTCATTGTTGCTAAAAATTGAGACTTTGCTTTGTTCGCGGTTTCTGCTAGTTGTTTGGCGATCTCGTATTCTTCCGTGCGGAGTTTTACCTGCAATTCCAATTCGTATTTTTGGTATTCTTTCAGATTCAAGAGTTCCGTATGGGTTCTGTTTTTTTCTTCCAAAGTTTCACCGAGTTTTTGAACTAATTTTTCTTCCTCTTGCAATGCCTTTGTTATTTTTTTTGATAATAGAATCGCTTGGATGAAGATAAATAACAAAACCCCCAAATGGGAGAGATAACCTGTATGAATCAATCCGAAATTGAATAATATATCGTTAAGTAGGGTAACCGCTGTAATGGAGTAGGCAATGAGCATAAGTCCCGCACCTTCCCTTTTTCTAAAATAAGCTCTGATGAATAAAGGTACATACAGTATGAGTGCAATCATTGCAGAACCGAAGAGATACGATGCGTAATGTGTGAAAATGGAAACCGGCAAAAACAAAGTTAGTAAAAAACTAAAGAAAACCAACCTGAGAACTTTTGTGATTAATTTGGGGATGTCCTTCGGAAATAAAAGATCGTAGAGTGTTACCATGGAAACCCCGATCATATAAATCACTCCGAACAAAAGCCGGATATATGAATCAAAATCCAGATTGGGAAATAGATAATAAAACGTATGCGTTTCAAAATTCAATTGGCGAATTCCCATAATCATACAGAAAATACCGAACATCAGATATTCTTTGGAACGGAATCTTGACAGATAAATAATCAGATGGTATAAGCCGATGATGATGATTGCAGAAGAACTCGCAATGTCCCGTATAATAAGATTGAGGTGCTGTCTTTCTATGGATTTCCAATCTCCGAAATAAAGAGGTTCCCAAAATCCGTGATTTTCATGATTGAAGTTGGATACCCAAACGACGATTGTTACTTCATCGGAAAGATTACCCAGATAGGACGTGCCTGGTTTCAGGTCAGGCTTCATTGTTTCAAAACTGTCTCCCGTTTGTCCCACTTTTACCACAGAACGGGCGTTAACGAAAATTTCGAAAGCGGACATGATTTCAGTCCAAAACAATCCGTAGTTTATTTCCCGTTTTGGAAGTTTGAGTTTGAGTCTGTAAGTACCTTTTCCGAAAATCGGTAGGTTTTTTCCGTTTATTTTGTAGAATTTCCAAAAAGATGGAACCGGAAAATAACCATGGCATTTTTTTTTCCATACGGACTCATCCGATTCGGGAGGAATCAATTCATCCCAACAAAATTCCCAATCTCCTTTCAAATTTATCACAGTTTGTTTCGGTTCCCATGCGGAAAGATCCAATAATCCGGAATTTATATCGGGGAGGGGAGAGGTTGCGACTTTACAGAAAGAAAAAGATATAAAAACTACAAGTAGAGGTAAAAAAAAAATTTTTTTAAAAAAAGAAAGCGAAATTTCCATAAAACTACCCTTAGGCGAGAAAGAAATAGAACATTTGACTCAGATGAGAAAATTCGCTTGAACTGAAGCCTCGTATATCTGATTCCGAGAGCAATCTATTTATTTTATACTCTAAAAAGCAAACGAAACGGACAAACGCCTACCGCAAATTGAAATTAATTTTGTTTGTTACAAAAGCGAAGGCATTCTATGCGGAGCAACGGTCGTGTGAATCCTGAAATTGATAGTCAAAGCCGTCGATTTCGAGGATGTTTTGGTTCCAACGGGCCTGCCTTTTTTTTGTTTGGTTGGGAAGTGAGGAAGGGACTTTTTGAAATTCTAATTGAATGACTTTTTCGGAAATCCATTGATACTTTCCACTATACTTAGGTTTTTCCAATGTGCCGTCACTTTCCCGAAATGCAACTAAAGAGAGTTCAAAGGAACCATCTGAATCAAACTTGATTTCCGCGATTGGCCCATAAGCACCTGGACTTGGACCATACCAAATCACATTTGTAAAGATCTCTTTTGGGCTTAAACCTGCAATTTCATTCAATCGGTATGTATTCCGAAGTAAGGAAAGATCCTTGTCTTTCAGCATCAAACGTTTGTAAGTTTTTTTATAGGTGGCTGCCTTATTTAATAACTGAAAAACATCTTGTTCCTCAGTCAATTCCTCGCATTGACTCAATTGAATGGTGTAAACGCAGGCCAAGTTATAGTTTGCATATGGGTCATTCGGATTTTTCTTTAAACTTTCTTTGAACCACATTTCAGCCTGAGACCAGTTTTTCTTGTAAAAGGCATCAATGGCTTTTTGGTTAGTCTCCGATAAAGGTTCTGAATTTAACGGAATTTCCAATCCAATCAAAAGAAATAGAGTGAGTAAATAAATTCTAATTGGCGTCATTTGATTTCGTACATAATACATTGCACGATTTAGATCGAATCTTTTTGATATGCAAGAGGAAAATTTGTTGGAAATGCGAGTGGGACGAAGGTATAGTAGGTGTAGCGCTTAAACTTACGATCTAAAAATTGAAAACCTTCTTGGTAGTACTGTCACCATTACAATCCATAAAGAGGGCCTCGTCTAAGGGTCAACGTTACATGATTTGTAATGGTGAAAATAAGCGGAAAATAAATCCCCCTCTCAGTCCAAGCCCTTTTTCCCATCCGCCCAGTAAGAGCGAACCTTTAGCCTGTTAGTGGGAATTCCAGAATCTTTCAAATAAGCTCTGACTTGTTGGATGGAACTGGCCCGCCCAGTAAGAAAAATCTTTGGGTCGGGAATTTCTGAAATCAGATCAAACATTTCCTTTGCCATTGTTTGGAGATGCGATCCATCAAGAGATCGTTCCATCATTCTATGATCAGTAAGTCCCAGATGACCTAGAACTTCTTTCCCTACTTCTGCCGAATTCAATTCGAGGAAGGTATAAGATTTCTTTTTCACATTGTTTTGCAGAACCTTCGCGATTCCAAAGGAAGTTTCATCGCCGAATAGGATAGCATCTCCTTCTAGATTCGAAAAATCCAAAGACTCGCGAGGGCCGAAAACTTCGCAAGGGTCGCCTACTTTTAAGGAATGGATCCAAGTGGAAGCAGGGCCTTCTTTTCGATTGTAACAGAGAAAGGAAAGTTTGCCTTCCTCTTTGTCCACACTAATGGGTGTGTAAGTGCGGTAGGTAAGATTTCCCACATCGACTTGCACCTTACATCCTGGGATCCACTTTGCCTCTTTTAATTTAGTTCCCGCCATTTCGATAAGAACGAAATTTTCTGCAAGCCGTACTATTTTGGAAACTTTGGTCTGTGTGAGAAAAATACTAAAGATTGATTTGATACTACGTTTGAAAAATGAATTTGTTTCCGACATAAAAATTCTCCGTTTGAAATGTGTGTGCATTGTTTGCAAAATGAATCGCTATCCTCAGATTTAAATGGAATTCAGAAACTTACTTCCCATGAGAAACACCTGCATGGACACAAATTTTCCATAAGATTCGATCGATTCGAGATATCACTTTATACCACCTTTATCCCAAACTTTCGAAACACTTCAACCATTTCCAAAAATACTCCAGTCGATTGTTGTTTGAGAATTTTGATGAGTAACAATAAAGCTCGTTCATGGTTTGTCACTTCTTTGTAGGCGATAAAAAAGGCTATGAGGTCAAGTGGGTTCAACTTGTTTGCATTGGATTGCCATTTCGCATTCCATTCCTTGCCAAAGTTGGATCGATTTATATTAAATCGTTCCTTTATAAATCGGAATAAAAATGGGATGACTTCTTTTGCTGTTAGGGAACTCCAAATTGTTTTGAATGTTTGCCAATAGATACTAAATTTAAAAGATGTCAATTTAGTATGTACCTTCACTTTGATGCAATTAGTTTGCTTCCAAGATGCGGCCACATAAGAAATGAAATTTTATGAATATAATAAAAGTTATCATAGATTTTCTATCGTAATGAAAATTGTATTGAATTGATTCAAAATTCACAGATTTCGATGATCTTTGTCTTTCGGCTAATGCTAGTAAGTGATCCTAGAAGAATTGTCACTGTTGTGTCGAGCCAATTGGATTGATAACTGATTCTGATGGGTCGGTCATCTTCTGGTAATAATTCAATCCACGAATTTTGATTTGTGATAGGGAAATTTCCATATAACCAGAACCATTCTGATTTTGAAGCGTAAAATTCACAAAGATCACCATCAGGAGATAGAACAATTTGTTTGATTGGAATAGGTTTTGCTGTTTTTGTGTCTAATTGGTTTTTTTGGCTTTGCGACTGTTTGCCTTGAGTAGCTAAAATAAGTTTACGTTCTTCTTCTTTTCTAATGGCAGCTAACTCTTGTTCGGAATGTTCTTTGTAAACAACTTTTAATACATTGGTTTTTGGAACGGTGACACGTTTTCCATTTTCATCAAGTATTTCGATTTGATTCCCATCTTGGTTCATCACCTTTCCTTTTAATATTCCTCCCGATCTAAGAAGAATATTCGTAGCCGAAACAGAGGACACAAAAAGAAAGAAGATAGAAAGTATCATTTTTTGATTCAAAGAAAACGCCTACAATTGCCAAACTCATTGGTGAGTTATGATTTTCGTTATCGACTCATGGATTGGGAAGTTTTGAAAGAAAAAAATAAAGTAAAACTTGCTTTTTTTGTTATGCGAATCTGGCACCAATTCATTGCTAGGTTCAAATAAATCTTGCTTATTTAGAACTTTAAGATTAATTTTGGTTATGATTTTCATGAATTCCAAATCGAATCAAAAATTGATACATCATATTCGGTTGCTTTATTTTGGGATTTTTGTAATGATTTACATTGTATTTTCTACAAGTTGTTCACCGTTGTACTATTATCTATTCCAATCGCAGGAACCAAAAAAAGAATCTACGGCCACTCGTGACCTTTTTAGTTTACTCCTTTTGTCACCAAATTCAGTAACCTATCCATGGGCTACGTTTACAGATAATCGAGATGGTACCATTTCATTCCAAGGAAGGGCAGGAAGTTTTGGTGGACAATCTTATTCGGAATCAACTCTAAGCTATGCGAAATGTAGTTCAGGGCAAACTTGGATCAGTAGTTCCAATTCTTGTTCTCCCGAGATTCCTACAACTTTGTTATATTGTCCTACCAATGATAATGCTTGTAATGATGCAGTGACCTTTCTTCTAAACAATGGGACAAGTGCGGCATATTCCTATTGCGACGGTTTAGTGTTAGCTGAAAAATCGAATTGGCGAGTTGCCACAAAAAATGAGTTAAAATTAACCGTAGAATGTTCTGAAAATCCTGTAGACTTTCCTGCGGACAATGCGGGAGGGTGTGGCGTAAATAAAAAATATTACCTCAATACCTCAATTTTCCAATTGGGTGGCAATCTTTGTTCTTTTTGGTCTGCAACTGCTGCGAACTTTAACTCATCTTGGTTTATCGATTTTTGCTCTGGTGAAACTTCTGCGTCTGGTAAAGGGATTGCTCGACACGTGCGATGTGTGACGGATCCATAATTCAGGTGATGCTTTCCGTTTCGTATTTTGATTTTAAAACAATTGTACTTCCATGTTTGATTTCAGCCCAACAGGTATTAATCTACAAAGCTGAAATCAAAAAGTTGTTAGGAACCTAGTTCCAGTTGTTTGTTTTTGGTTTTGCGATGTTTACTTTCATCTCGCGGTTTAGAATGTTTTTTCCATTCAAATCGCTGATTGCTTTATCTGCATCACCACGTTCTTTCATTTCGATAAAACCGAAACCTTTAGAATTACCAGAATACTGGTCCATAATGATCTTTGCAGAAGTTACTGCGCCGTGTGCGGAAAAAAGTTCATTTAACTTTCCTTCCGTCATTTCATAAGAAAGGTTGCCTACGTATATGTTTACTGACATGTGATGTCCTCAAAATTTTATTTTTGATTCTTCAGTATTGAAAATTTAAATACAACTAACCCATACGGGAGATCGGGTAAAAACTCAACGAAAATGCAGGGGAAAACTTAAGAAAGAGATCAGAATGCAAGAAAGTGGGGACTACTCTAGTGGTTAAATCAGCGATAATGTTATGAATCAGTTACCAATATTCACTAAATCTCTTTTCTTAGCAAGAGAAAAGTTAAAAATATCGATTAACATATGTTTTTTGTGACAAAAAAGGAGAATGTATCGGTAAATAACAGTTTCACTAAGGCTGTGACTGCAATTTTGCAAAATAGGTTTCATGCAAAATGAACCCTATGAACCTAAGGTTTGCCCAGTCTGACCAATATTGCGACCGAAACTTGGATGAATCAGTTCAATTCGCTTATTGGATTGATGAAAATGATGATAATTTATACAAATTGTATCGGTTCTAATTCTATTAAAAGATCAACTAACAGGCATTAAAAAAAATTGACAGAGAGTAAGGATGGGAGTGTGCTAGTTTTTATGAAAAATTTTAAATTAGTAACCATACTACTTCCGTTATATTTAGTGATCAATTGTGCAACGCCAATTGTATTAAAACAAAATATTAAATCCAAATCGAAAAATTTGG belongs to Leptospira terpstrae serovar Hualin str. LT 11-33 = ATCC 700639 and includes:
- a CDS encoding RNA recognition motif domain-containing protein, with the protein product MSVNIYVGNLSYEMTEGKLNELFSAHGAVTSAKIIMDQYSGNSKGFGFIEMKERGDADKAISDLNGKNILNREMKVNIAKPKTNNWN
- a CDS encoding ATP-binding protein; this translates as MEISLSFFKKIFFLPLLVVFISFSFCKVATSPLPDINSGLLDLSAWEPKQTVINLKGDWEFCWDELIPPESDESVWKKKCHGYFPVPSFWKFYKINGKNLPIFGKGTYRLKLKLPKREINYGLFWTEIMSAFEIFVNARSVVKVGQTGDSFETMKPDLKPGTSYLGNLSDEVTIVVWVSNFNHENHGFWEPLYFGDWKSIERQHLNLIIRDIASSSAIIIIGLYHLIIYLSRFRSKEYLMFGIFCMIMGIRQLNFETHTFYYLFPNLDFDSYIRLLFGVIYMIGVSMVTLYDLLFPKDIPKLITKVLRLVFFSFLLTLFLPVSIFTHYASYLFGSAMIALILYVPLFIRAYFRKREGAGLMLIAYSITAVTLLNDILFNFGLIHTGYLSHLGVLLFIFIQAILLSKKITKALQEEEKLVQKLGETLEEKNRTHTELLNLKEYQKYELELQVKLRTEEYEIAKQLAETANKAKSQFLATMSHEIRTPMNGILGITELLKMTKVSEDQAQYLKMIQDSGQSLLTILNDILDYSKLEAGKIELLESDFSWKILLELAEGIFKHQAEQKQVRFEVSFDPDFIFLAHGDENRIKQVLFNLISNAVKFTESGEIKILLSSKKEEVGNWIQYKVSITDTGIGIPEEKMGSLFQRFTQLDSSISRKYGGTGLGLAISKKLMDVMGGELKVKSNFPNGSCFEIELRLLPNQMSRVLRSVDSVDLSKLPSNTNVLIAEDDPTNLFLLSSFLKKLKIRHDMAKDGREAVTKAQTNEFHLIFMDINMPNLDGIGASEEILKDERIFPKPIIIAVTADAFQDDQDKCIRAGMSSFLPKPFQKREIEQALYEWLIERKTRL
- a CDS encoding Lcl C-terminal domain-containing protein gives rise to the protein MIYIVFSTSCSPLYYYLFQSQEPKKESTATRDLFSLLLLSPNSVTYPWATFTDNRDGTISFQGRAGSFGGQSYSESTLSYAKCSSGQTWISSSNSCSPEIPTTLLYCPTNDNACNDAVTFLLNNGTSAAYSYCDGLVLAEKSNWRVATKNELKLTVECSENPVDFPADNAGGCGVNKKYYLNTSIFQLGGNLCSFWSATAANFNSSWFIDFCSGETSASGKGIARHVRCVTDP
- a CDS encoding siderophore-interacting protein translates to MSETNSFFKRSIKSIFSIFLTQTKVSKIVRLAENFVLIEMAGTKLKEAKWIPGCKVQVDVGNLTYRTYTPISVDKEEGKLSFLCYNRKEGPASTWIHSLKVGDPCEVFGPRESLDFSNLEGDAILFGDETSFGIAKVLQNNVKKKSYTFLELNSAEVGKEVLGHLGLTDHRMMERSLDGSHLQTMAKEMFDLISEIPDPKIFLTGRASSIQQVRAYLKDSGIPTNRLKVRSYWADGKKGLD
- a CDS encoding LA_0442/LA_0875 N-terminal domain-containing protein; the protein is MILSIFFLFVSSVSATNILLRSGGILKGKVMNQDGNQIEILDENGKRVTVPKTNVLKVVYKEHSEQELAAIRKEEERKLILATQGKQSQSQKNQLDTKTAKPIPIKQIVLSPDGDLCEFYASKSEWFWLYGNFPITNQNSWIELLPEDDRPIRISYQSNWLDTTVTILLGSLTSISRKTKIIEICEF